From Lolium perenne isolate Kyuss_39 chromosome 5, Kyuss_2.0, whole genome shotgun sequence, a single genomic window includes:
- the LOC127302894 gene encoding uncharacterized protein, producing MAIGSPPGLVISTDAGKGIDAAVTQVFTNGVEHRECMRHLVKNFMKKFRGDVFLKHLWPACRAYRVLRFEQHYNPMLEASPEAMQRLEDNHKHLWKRYQFSETSKVDYVTNNIAESFNSWIRTEKSLPVIPLFDKIRQMIMEKMDLRRRIAYKLCGKILPRVVKEVNAKSRGLPYVHTFSNKDHDNVALLAEVQGVAKDLQPWRHALDLTNRTCTCRQWQIIGLPCYHALHVITSMRNPKMEDYIHDYYSVNKFKKAYENWVGPMTDRQQWPKVDPGFKLWPPILKRAAGRPRTRSYKGWEEGGKGRRMVTCKRCHQKGHMKKTCNETVLDPNAPPPAPPKPKRVRNRSKKAVEVQPQSKQIEAPSTRVEASSLQTTPSKAQAPSMDISSPMTRSRTRQLDLDYAAIQGMSTPTKQLPCSSMTRR from the exons ATGGCTATTGGGTCACCCCCTGGATTAGTTATATCCACTGACGCGGGTAAAGGTATAGATGCTGCTGTCACCCAAGTTTTCACAAATGGAGTGGAGCATAGAGAGTGCATGCGGCACTTAGTCAAGAACTTCATGAAAAAATTCCGTGGTGATGTCTTCCTCAAGCACTTGTGGCCAGCTTGTAGAGCGTATAGAGTTCTTCGGTTTGAGCAGCATTACAATCCTATGCTTGAAGCATCTCCTGAAGCCATGCAGCGGCTGGAGGACAACCACAAGCACCTATGGAAAAGGTATCAATTCTCGGAAACTAGCAAAGTAGATTATGTCACCAATAATATTGCCGAATCCTTCAATAGTTGGATTAGAACAGAAAAGTCTCTTCCAGTCATTCCTCTTTTTGATAAAATAAGGCAGATGATAATGGAGAAAATGGACTTGCGAAGAAGAATTGCTTATAAACTTTGTGGGAAAATTCTTCCTCGTGTTGTCAAAGAAGTAAATGCTAAGAGCCGAGGACTGCCATACGTCCACACATTTTCTAACAAAGATCATGACAATGTTGCACTTTTAGCTGAGGTTCAAGGTGTTGCTAAGGACCTGCAACCATGGAGGCATGCATTGGATCTCACAAATAGAACATGCACATGTAGGCAGTGGCAAATAATTGGTTTGCCTTGCTATCATGCTCTACATGTTATCACTAGCATGAGAAATCCCAAGATGGAAGATTACATCCACGACTACTACTCAGTTAACAAGTTCAAAAAAGCATATGAAAACTGGGTGGGGCCAATGACAGATAGGCAGCAGTGGCCGAAGGTAGACCCTGGCTTTAAACTTTGGCCCCCTATTCTAAAACGTGCAGCTGGGAGGCCAAGGACAAGAAGTTATAAAGGATGGGAAGAAGGAGGAAAGGGACGCAGAATGGTCACATGTAAACGCTGCCATCAAAAGGGCCACATGAAGAAAACTTGCAATGAGACTGTGCTTGATCCTAATGCACCTCCACCTGCACCACCTAAGCCGAAGAGAGTAAGGAACAGGAGCAAGAAAGCAGTTGAAGTTCAACCACAGTCTAAACAGATTGAAGCACCATCTACACGCGTCGAAGCATCATCTCTTCAGACTACACCCTCGAAGGCCCAGGCTCCATCCATGGATATTAGTAGCCCAATGACAAGAAG CCGCACGCGCCAATTAGATCTTGATTATGCGGCTATACAGGGAATGTCCACACCAACAAAACAACTTCCTTGTAGCTCTATGACAAGAAGGTAA